The DNA sequence GTCCCCGCCCCCACGTCGGCGACGCGCATGCCGGGACGGATGCGGAGCGCGCGCACCACCTCCCGCGGCTTCTGGTAGGCGTCGCGGGCCGGGTCGTCGAAGACCGCCACCCACTGCTCGACGTCGGCGAAGGATCGGTGCGAGGTGGCGTCGTCCGAGGGGGCCCGGCCGAGCGGCGCCGCGAGCAGGACGTACCCCACGAGCATCGCGGCCCAGCGGCACGTCGTGTTCACGGGCTGCCGCGCTCAGAAGTGAATCGCCCGCTTGCCGACGGCGAGCGCCGCTTCCTTGACCGCCTCGGGCAAGGTGGGGTGCGCATGCACGGAGCGGGCGACGTCCTCGGCGCTGGCGTCGAACTCCATCGCGAGCGCGGCCTCGGCGATCAGGTCCGAGGCGCGCGGGCCGAGGATGTGAAGTCCCACGATGCGGTCGGTGCGCGCGTCCGCGAGCACCTTCACGCCCCCGTCGGTCTCGTTCAGGCAGCGGGCGCGCCCGTTCGCCACGAAGGGGAAGGTGCCGACCGCGACGGCGAGGCCGCGCGCCGCAGCCTCCTCCTCGGAGAGGCCGACGCTCGCCAGCTCGGGCCAGGTGTAGACGATGTTCGGGATCGCATCGTAGTTGACGTGCGCGGGCTGGCCCGCCATGCACTCGACGGCGATGACGCCCTCCTCGCTCGCCTTGTGGGCGAGCATCGGCCCGGTGATGACGTCGCCGATCGCGAACACGCCCGCCACACTCGTCTCGAAGCGCTCGTTCACCGCGATGCGGCCACGCGGGTCGAAGGTGAGGCCGAGCTCGCGGCCGCCAAGCCCGTCCGTGTAGGGCCGCCGGCCGACCGCGACCAGCACGACGTCGGCCTCGACCTCGGCGGTGCTCCCCTTGGCGGCGAGCGTCACGCGGACGCCGCGTGCCGTCCGCGCCGCGCTGCGGGCCTCGGTCTCGAGGCGGAAGGTCAGGCCCTGCCGCTCGAGCGCCCGCTGCAGCTGCGCGGCCATGCCGCGATCCATGCCGGGCAGGATGCGGTCGAGGATCTCGACCACGGTCACCGCGGTGCCGAGCCGGCTCCAGACCGAACCGAGCTCGAGCCCCACGGCGCCCGCCCCGATCACCAGCATCCGTTCGGGCACCTGCTGGAGCGAGAGCGCCTCGGTGGAGCTCACGATGCGCTCGCCGTCGAAGGGCAGGCTGCGGAGCGGCGCCGGCTCGCTGCCGCTCGCGATCAGCACGCGAGCGGCCTCGAGCGTCTGCTCGCCGTTGCGGCCGGCGACGACGACCCGCCCCGCGCCCGCCACCCGCGCCGCGCCCTCGACCCGGGCGACCTTGTTCTTCTTGAACAGCGAGGCGACGCCCTGCGTGAGGCCGCGGACGACCCGGTCCTTGCGCGCCATCATGGCCGCGAGATCCAGCTCGAGAGCGCCCACCTTGACGCCGTGGGCCGCAAGCCCGTGGCCCGCCTGGTGGTAGAGCTCGCTCGAGTCGAGGAGCGCCTTCGACGGGATGCAGCCGACGTTGAGGCACGTGCCGCCGAGCGCCGGGTCCTTCTCGACGCAGGCGACGCGCATGCCGAGCTGGGCGGCGCGGATGGCGGCGACGTACCCGCCGGGCCCGGCGCCGATCACGACCAGGTCGTAGCGATCCCCGGGCATCACACGTCCAGGAGCAGCCGCGACGGGTCCTCGAGGCGTTCCTTCACGCGCACGAGAAAGGTCACGGCCTGCTCGCCGTCGACCAGGCGGTGGTCGTAGGAGACCGCCACGTACATCATGGGGCGGACGACGATCTGGTCGTCGACGACGACCGGCCGCTTCTCGATCTTGTGCATGCCGAGGATGCCGCTCTGCGGCGGGTTCAGGATCGGCGTCGAGAGGAGCGAGCCGAAGATGCCGCCGTTGGTGAGCGTGAAGGTCCCACCGGAGAGGTCCTCGAGCGCCAGCTTCCCCTCCCGCGCGCGCGCCGCCAGGCGCTCGATCTCGCGCTCGATCTCGGCGAACGACAGCCGGTGGGCGTCGTGCACGACGGGCACGACGAGCCCCCGCTCGGTCGCGACCGCGACGCCGAGGTGAACGAAGCGCTTGTAGACGACGTCGTCGCCGCGGATCTCGGCGTTGAGGGTGGGGACCTCCCGGAGCGCGGCGATCGTGGCCCGGGCGAAGAACGACATGAAGCCCAGACCGACGCCGTAGCGGTCTCGGAACCGGTCCTTGTAGCGAGCGCGGAGGGCCTGCACGGCGCTCATGTCGACCTCGTTGAAGGTGGTGAGGATGGCCGCGGTGCGCTGCGCCTGCACGAGCCGCTCGGCGATGCGCCTGCGGATCGCGCTCATCGGCACGCGCTCCTCGTCGGCTGCAGATGGCGCCGGCACTCGCCGCAGCGGCTCGGGCGCCGTCCGTGCGGCCTCCGCGACCGCCGGTACGGGGTCGGGCGGCGCCGCGCGGCCGGTCCGCTCGAGGTAGCCGAGCACGTCGTCCTTCGTCAGCCGCCCGCCCTTGCCCGAGGCCGGGATCGCGCCCGCCTCGAGCCGGTGCTCCTCGATGAGCCGCCGGACCGCGGGACTGAGCGGGCCAACGCCGCGTGGCGGAGGCACGGCATCCTGCTCCGACGCGGCCTCCAGATTCGGGAGATGATCCAGCTTGACCGGCTCGGCCGGGGCCGGCTGCGGACGCGCCCGCTCCGCGCCGCGCGCTTCGGGCGCGGGCTTCACTTCCTCCGCCGCGCCGCCCTCCTCGATACGGGCAATCGCGTCGCCGACGGCAACCCGCTCGCCCTCGCGCCGGAGGATGCGCAGCACCCCGGCGCGCTCGGCGGGCAGCTCCATGGTGGCCTTGTCGGTCTCGAGCTCGAGGAGGATGTCGTCCGGCCGGACCCGGTCGCCGTCGCGCTTCACCCAGCGGAGGATGACGCCTTCGGTCACGGATTCGCCGAGGGGCGGGATGCGCACGTCGAAGGCCATGCAAGCCGTCAGCGAGCGAGCGCGTTCATCACCAGGTCCCGTTCCTCGGCCTGGTGGACCTTGTACGAGCCCGTCGCCGGGCTCGCCGCCTCCGCACGTCCGACGTAGGACAGCTCGCGGCCCTCGGGAAGCACGCGCCGCAGGCGGCGGTACATGGTGTGCCAGGCGCCCATGTTCCAGGGTTCCTCCTGGACCCAGCACACCTGCCGCGCATTCGGGTAGGCGGCGAAGACCGCCTCCAGCTCCTTGCCCGGGAAAGGATAGAGCTGCTCGACCCGCACGATGGCGATCGTGTCGTCGTCGCGCTCGCGGCGGCCGGCGAGGAGCTCGTAGTAGACCTTGCCGCTGCAGAGCAGGATGCGGCGCACGCGCGGCCGCTCGACCCGGACGCCGGCCTCCGGCGCGCCTTCGATCGCCACGTCGTCGATGACGGTCCGGAACGTGCCCTCGGTGAACTCGCCGAGCGGCGACACCGCGAGCTTGTGACGCAGCAGGCTCTTGGGGCTCATCACGATCAGGGGTTTGCGGAAGCTGCGGTGCATCTGGCGACGGAGCGCGTGGAAGTACTGCGCCGGCGTGGTCAGGTTGCAGACCTGCATGTTGTCCTCGGCGCAGAGCTGCAGGAACCGCTCGAGCCGCGCGCTCGAGTGCTCCGGCCCCTGCCCCTCGTAGCCGTGGGGGAGGAGGAGCACGATGGCACTCATCCGCTGCCACTTCGACTCGGAGCTCGAGATGAACTGGTCGATCACGACCTGCGCGACGTTGGCGAAGTCGCCGAACTGCGCCTCCCAGAGGACCAGCTGACGCGGATCGGCCAGGCTCACGCCGAACTCGAAGCCGAGCACGCCGTATTCGGACAGCATGCTGTCGAGGATCATGAACCGGGCCTGCCCCTGGCGGATGTGGTCGAGCGGGACGTACCGGGTGCCGCTCTCCACGTCGTGCAGGACGGCATGGCGGTGGCTGAACGTGCCGCGGCTGGTGTCCTGCCCGCTCATGCGGACGGGGATCCCCTCGAGCAGGAGCGAGCCGATCGCCAGCGCCTCGGCACAGCCCCAGTCGATCCGCCCTCCTTCCGTCATGGCCGCCCGGGCCTCCATCAGCCGGGCCGCCTTCGGGTGCGGCGTGAAACCGGCGGGGAAGCGCGCGAAGGCTGCGGCGACCTCCCGGAGGAGGTCCGCCCGGACGGCCGTCGCCGCACTCCAGTCGTCGCCCGCCCAGCCGAGGCCCTTCCACAGGCCGCCGAAGGCGAAGATCGGCTGGCGCGGCATGAAGTCGCGCGCGTACGCCTGGGCGGCGTCCATCAGCTCACGGAAGTCGGCGACCCGCCGCTCCACCTCGTCGGCGACGATGACGCCGGCCGACACGAGGCGCTCGCGGTACTGTGCCAGCACCGACGGGTGCGCGGCGATCGTCTTGTACATGAGGGGCTGCGTGAACGTCGGGTCGTCGAGCTCGTTGTGCCCGTGGCGGCGGTAGCAGACCAGGTTGATGATCGCGTCCTTCTTGAACCGCTCGCGGAAGCCGATGGCCAGCCGCGCCGCCTGCACGGCGGCCTCCGGGTCGTCGCCGTTCACGTGGAACACGGGGGCCTGGATGATCTTGGTGACGTCGCTCGGATAGCGCGTGAAGCGGTACGCCCCGGGCGGCGTGGTGAAGCCGATCTGGTTGTCGATGATGACGTGGATGGTGCCGCCGACGTGATAGCCGGGCAGCTCGGACAGCCCGAGCGTCTCGGTGACGACGCCCTGCCCGTTGAAGGCGGCGTCGCCGTGCAGCAGCACCGGGACCACGCGCGAGCGCTCACGGTCGCCGTAGCGGTCCTGCTTGGCTCGCACCATGCCCTCGATCACCGGGTCGATGGCTTCCAGGTGGCTCGGGTTGGCGCTGAGCGAGAGGTGGACCTTGTGGCCCGCCCGCGTGGTGTGGTCGCGCGAGTAGCCGAGGTGGTACTTGACGTCGCCGTCGCCCGTCGCCTCGCGGGCGAGCAACGCGCCCTCGAACTCCGCGAGGATCATCTCGTACGGCTTGCGGATCACGTTGGCGAGGACGTTCAGCCGGCCGCGATGCGGCATGCCGAAGACGATCTCCTCGACGCCCAGCGTGCCCGCCTCCTCGATGAGCGTGTCGAGCATCGGGATCAGCGAGTCGCCGCCCTCGAGCGAGAAGCGCTTGGCGGTGGGGTAGCGGACCTGCAGGAACTGCTCGAACGCCTCCGCCTGGAGCAGGTTCTCGAGGACGCGGATGCGGTCCTCGGCGGCGAGCTCGGGGCGGTTCTCCGTCGGCTCCATGCGCTCCTGGAGCCACTCTCGCTGCTCCTTGTCCGGGATGTGCAGGTACTCGACGCCGAGCGTGCCGCAGTACGTGCGCCTGAGGCGTTCGATCAGCTCGCCCAGTGGAGCCCGGCGCGGGCCGCGGAAGCCGCCGCAGTCGACCGCGCGCTCCATGTCCGCCTCGGTGAAGCCGAACTCGGCGGGGTCGAGCAGCGGATGGCCCATCGGCCGCGGCTCGAGCGGGTTCAGGTGGGCGACCAGGTGGCCGAGCTCGCGGAAGGAGTGCACCAGGTCGGAGGCGTCGAGGACGCGGCCCGGGGCTGCCGCGGCCTCGATCAGGGTGGCGGGCGCCTCGCCGTTGCCGTTCGCCAGCTCGAAACCGGCGAAGAAAGCCGCCCAGCGCTCGTCGACGGAGGCGGGATCGGCCTGGTAGCGGCGATACTGCTCGGCCACATAGTCCTTGTTCGCCAGCGCCACCCCGTCCAGGCTGTACATGATGCGTCCCTTTTAGCGTCCCGCAGGCTCTCCCGCCACCCGCCGCGCCGCTCCTTCCCCTGGCCGCGCCGGCGCAGCTATCCTGCGCGCTCGAAAGGAGACACCCCATGCGGGACCTGTTTTCCATCGCGGGCAAGACGGCCCTCGTGACCGGCGGCTCGCGCGGCATCGGCCTCATGATCGCGCGCGGCTTCGTCGAGGCCGGCGCCAAGGTCTACATCTCCTCCCGCAAGGCCGACGTGTGCGACCGGGCGGCCGCGGAGCTCGCGCAGGCTGGCACGTGCGTCTCCGTGCCGGCCGACGTCTCGACCGAGGCCGGCGCGCGCGGGCTGGCCGACGCCGTCGCGGCACGCGAGCAGGCGCTCGACATCCTGGTGAACAATGCGGGCGCCAACTGGGGTGCGCCGCTCGCCGAGTATCCCGACTCCGCGTGGGACAAGGTGCTGGCGCTCAACGTGAAGAGCGTCTTTCACCTCTCCCGCTTCCTGCTCCCGCTCCTCGAACGCGCCGCTCGCCCGGGCGACCCGGCCCGCATCATCAACGTCGGTTCGATCGACGGGCTGCACGTGCCCGTCCTCGAGACGTACGCCTACTCGGCGAGCAAGGCGGCCGTCCATCACCTGACGCGGGTCCTCGCCCGCCGGCTCGCTCCCCACGGCGTCACGGTGAACGCCGTCGCGCCGGGTCCGTTCGAGAGCAAGATGATGGCCGAAACCCTGCAGCGATTCCGTGACGCCATCGTGGCCTCCTGTCCCCTCGGCCGGATCGGGGAGCCGGAGGACATGGCAGGCGTGGCAATCTACCTCGCGTCCCGGGCCGGGGCCTATCTCACCGGCGCCGTCATCCCCGTCGACGGCGGTATCTCGACCTGCGTCTGAGCGGGGATCGGAAGCGCGCCGCGTCCGCAGGGCGCGAGCACTGCACGGGCCCCGGATCCGTTACCCACTTGCGCGACCGCCTCCGAGCTGCGACATAGCGTAGCCCGGGCGCGTGCTTCCGCCCTGCGGAGGAAACGTCATGCCGACGCGTGAAGCCGTCATCGTCGCCAGCCAGCGGACGGGTCTCGCCAAGTCGTTCCGCGGCTCCTTCAACCTGACGCGGCCCGACGACATGGCCGCGCATTGCATCAAGGCCGTCCTCGGCAAGGTGCCCCGGCTCGAGCCCGGCGAGATCGAGGACGTGGTGATGGGCTGCGGCTTCCCCGAGGGCCCGCAGGGCTTCAACGTCGGCCGCAACGTCGCCGTGATGGCGGGCCTGCCGATCACGGTGCCGGGCT is a window from the Deltaproteobacteria bacterium genome containing:
- a CDS encoding 2-oxoglutarate dehydrogenase E1 component — encoded protein: MYSLDGVALANKDYVAEQYRRYQADPASVDERWAAFFAGFELANGNGEAPATLIEAAAAPGRVLDASDLVHSFRELGHLVAHLNPLEPRPMGHPLLDPAEFGFTEADMERAVDCGGFRGPRRAPLGELIERLRRTYCGTLGVEYLHIPDKEQREWLQERMEPTENRPELAAEDRIRVLENLLQAEAFEQFLQVRYPTAKRFSLEGGDSLIPMLDTLIEEAGTLGVEEIVFGMPHRGRLNVLANVIRKPYEMILAEFEGALLAREATGDGDVKYHLGYSRDHTTRAGHKVHLSLSANPSHLEAIDPVIEGMVRAKQDRYGDRERSRVVPVLLHGDAAFNGQGVVTETLGLSELPGYHVGGTIHVIIDNQIGFTTPPGAYRFTRYPSDVTKIIQAPVFHVNGDDPEAAVQAARLAIGFRERFKKDAIINLVCYRRHGHNELDDPTFTQPLMYKTIAAHPSVLAQYRERLVSAGVIVADEVERRVADFRELMDAAQAYARDFMPRQPIFAFGGLWKGLGWAGDDWSAATAVRADLLREVAAAFARFPAGFTPHPKAARLMEARAAMTEGGRIDWGCAEALAIGSLLLEGIPVRMSGQDTSRGTFSHRHAVLHDVESGTRYVPLDHIRQGQARFMILDSMLSEYGVLGFEFGVSLADPRQLVLWEAQFGDFANVAQVVIDQFISSSESKWQRMSAIVLLLPHGYEGQGPEHSSARLERFLQLCAEDNMQVCNLTTPAQYFHALRRQMHRSFRKPLIVMSPKSLLRHKLAVSPLGEFTEGTFRTVIDDVAIEGAPEAGVRVERPRVRRILLCSGKVYYELLAGRRERDDDTIAIVRVEQLYPFPGKELEAVFAAYPNARQVCWVQEEPWNMGAWHTMYRRLRRVLPEGRELSYVGRAEAASPATGSYKVHQAEERDLVMNALAR
- the lpdA gene encoding dihydrolipoyl dehydrogenase, producing the protein MPGDRYDLVVIGAGPGGYVAAIRAAQLGMRVACVEKDPALGGTCLNVGCIPSKALLDSSELYHQAGHGLAAHGVKVGALELDLAAMMARKDRVVRGLTQGVASLFKKNKVARVEGAARVAGAGRVVVAGRNGEQTLEAARVLIASGSEPAPLRSLPFDGERIVSSTEALSLQQVPERMLVIGAGAVGLELGSVWSRLGTAVTVVEILDRILPGMDRGMAAQLQRALERQGLTFRLETEARSAARTARGVRVTLAAKGSTAEVEADVVLVAVGRRPYTDGLGGRELGLTFDPRGRIAVNERFETSVAGVFAIGDVITGPMLAHKASEEGVIAVECMAGQPAHVNYDAIPNIVYTWPELASVGLSEEEAAARGLAVAVGTFPFVANGRARCLNETDGGVKVLADARTDRIVGLHILGPRASDLIAEAALAMEFDASAEDVARSVHAHPTLPEAVKEAALAVGKRAIHF
- a CDS encoding SDR family oxidoreductase yields the protein MRDLFSIAGKTALVTGGSRGIGLMIARGFVEAGAKVYISSRKADVCDRAAAELAQAGTCVSVPADVSTEAGARGLADAVAAREQALDILVNNAGANWGAPLAEYPDSAWDKVLALNVKSVFHLSRFLLPLLERAARPGDPARIINVGSIDGLHVPVLETYAYSASKAAVHHLTRVLARRLAPHGVTVNAVAPGPFESKMMAETLQRFRDAIVASCPLGRIGEPEDMAGVAIYLASRAGAYLTGAVIPVDGGISTCV
- the odhB gene encoding 2-oxoglutarate dehydrogenase complex dihydrolipoyllysine-residue succinyltransferase, which encodes MAFDVRIPPLGESVTEGVILRWVKRDGDRVRPDDILLELETDKATMELPAERAGVLRILRREGERVAVGDAIARIEEGGAAEEVKPAPEARGAERARPQPAPAEPVKLDHLPNLEAASEQDAVPPPRGVGPLSPAVRRLIEEHRLEAGAIPASGKGGRLTKDDVLGYLERTGRAAPPDPVPAVAEAARTAPEPLRRVPAPSAADEERVPMSAIRRRIAERLVQAQRTAAILTTFNEVDMSAVQALRARYKDRFRDRYGVGLGFMSFFARATIAALREVPTLNAEIRGDDVVYKRFVHLGVAVATERGLVVPVVHDAHRLSFAEIEREIERLAARAREGKLALEDLSGGTFTLTNGGIFGSLLSTPILNPPQSGILGMHKIEKRPVVVDDQIVVRPMMYVAVSYDHRLVDGEQAVTFLVRVKERLEDPSRLLLDV